From Phycisphaerae bacterium, one genomic window encodes:
- a CDS encoding endo-1,4-beta-xylanase, which translates to MNIKKIVKHFYIFLTFTTALSLSQCYGDWRTDANNRIEQIRRGNFRITAVSQSDRGPLSGVNIKISQVKHDFGFGSCINYNISDPNYTNFFKNHFEWAVMENESKWYSNEPAEQGNVTYEAADKISDWCAANGITMRGHCIFWEKEKYTQQWLKDLAFAPLPAQSPLRTAVENRMDSAVNHFKGKFVHWDVDNEILHGSFYKDRLGEEIWYWMFNEAHRIDPGCRLFVNEYDVLWKNNYDTSRYENFITKLLNQSLPVGGIGIQGHIEPNFSRTDYITALDKLGKFNLPIWITEFDVKQVDPNLRANDLEDFYRISFSHPAVGGVMMWGFWQGSHWRENCHIVNNDWTLNEAGKRYESLLKEWTTNDSSATDDKGNAGFRGFYGKYNVTLSSASVKPLTVTIDVVPGGPNEFTFELPDDSNTNLLVNPGFENGTAGWAGRNCSIAADTNEKHSGTKSAKAFGRTDTWQGIKQSMMGKMENGKTYRISAWVKLENADSSNIQLTIAQTDSADTNYIRIASAAADNRNWVELSGDFTLKYKGQLGTLDVYFEGPAAGVNFYVDDVNVFGPPAPPAKPLDTNAVGKIDAAIRYQQFEGFGAAGGYDPNWLTSNPKKQELYTLMFEDLGLEIYRIQNLYGIDEKYIDNTVEIINANVGVSLRPVKIMIASWSPPPALKSNNHTTGGTLKKDANGKYMYEEFADWWADSVANLSARGVKIDYLSIQNECDIETGYASCKFSPTEDTDWAGYNLAFEAVYKKLYSQFGDKMPKMLAPETMGFGRSRPYIDAIIDTNHVYAWTHHLYSDGSGGYENPEGYVAALRKYAARYAGKPFFQTEYSRNPDYNDAMFTARHIQNCLVHENLTSYCYWSLFRKGAIGGGLITLATPIGSEGYKINPTYYTFKQFSAFIKSGFQRIEASTDSPALRITSFISPDNKKISTVIINTSPDTDISLTITAENCKFASAKIYRTSRTENCILIGDMDKNNVLTVPKNSITTLSSEMD; encoded by the coding sequence ATGAACATTAAAAAAATTGTTAAGCACTTTTACATCTTCCTTACATTCACAACGGCCCTGTCATTGTCGCAATGCTATGGCGACTGGCGTACTGATGCAAACAACCGGATAGAGCAAATCCGCAGGGGTAATTTCCGAATTACCGCCGTATCGCAAAGCGATAGAGGGCCTTTGTCCGGAGTTAACATCAAAATCAGTCAGGTAAAACATGATTTTGGTTTCGGCTCCTGTATCAACTATAACATAAGCGATCCCAATTATACCAACTTCTTCAAAAATCATTTTGAGTGGGCGGTAATGGAAAACGAATCCAAATGGTATTCCAACGAGCCCGCAGAGCAGGGAAATGTTACTTATGAAGCGGCGGATAAGATTTCTGACTGGTGCGCAGCCAACGGAATCACTATGCGCGGCCACTGTATTTTCTGGGAAAAGGAAAAATACACCCAGCAATGGTTAAAAGATTTGGCCTTCGCCCCGCTGCCGGCACAAAGTCCGCTCCGCACCGCTGTTGAAAATCGAATGGATAGTGCCGTAAATCATTTTAAGGGAAAATTCGTACACTGGGACGTCGATAATGAAATTCTTCACGGTTCATTTTATAAAGACCGGCTTGGCGAAGAAATCTGGTACTGGATGTTCAATGAGGCTCACAGGATTGACCCCGGTTGCAGGCTTTTCGTTAACGAATACGATGTGCTGTGGAAAAATAATTATGATACGAGCCGCTATGAAAATTTCATTACAAAACTGCTTAATCAATCTCTGCCCGTTGGCGGTATAGGAATTCAGGGCCATATAGAGCCGAATTTCAGCCGAACAGATTATATTACTGCCCTCGATAAACTTGGAAAATTTAACCTGCCAATCTGGATAACAGAATTTGATGTCAAGCAGGTCGACCCGAATCTGCGTGCAAATGATTTGGAAGATTTTTATCGCATTTCTTTCAGTCATCCCGCAGTCGGCGGAGTTATGATGTGGGGATTCTGGCAAGGCTCGCACTGGAGAGAAAACTGCCATATAGTTAATAATGACTGGACATTAAACGAAGCGGGAAAAAGATATGAATCGCTGCTGAAGGAATGGACAACTAACGATTCATCAGCTACAGACGATAAAGGAAATGCCGGTTTCAGGGGATTTTATGGAAAATACAATGTGACTCTTTCCTCCGCCTCTGTTAAACCTTTGACTGTGACTATCGATGTCGTCCCCGGCGGCCCAAATGAATTCACCTTCGAACTGCCTGATGACAGCAATACCAACCTGCTCGTCAATCCGGGATTCGAAAACGGCACCGCCGGATGGGCAGGCCGCAACTGCTCAATCGCTGCCGATACAAACGAAAAACACAGCGGCACAAAAAGTGCCAAAGCATTCGGCAGAACCGATACCTGGCAGGGAATCAAACAGTCCATGATGGGAAAAATGGAAAACGGAAAAACCTATCGGATTTCCGCCTGGGTAAAACTCGAAAATGCAGACAGCAGTAATATTCAGCTAACCATCGCCCAGACCGACAGTGCCGATACCAATTATATACGCATTGCTTCAGCGGCCGCCGATAATCGTAACTGGGTCGAACTTTCCGGCGATTTTACACTCAAATATAAAGGCCAGCTTGGCACTTTGGATGTTTACTTCGAAGGCCCCGCCGCCGGTGTTAATTTTTATGTTGATGATGTGAATGTATTCGGCCCGCCTGCCCCTCCGGCGAAACCATTGGATACTAATGCCGTGGGAAAAATCGATGCAGCTATTCGCTATCAGCAATTTGAAGGTTTCGGCGCCGCAGGCGGATATGACCCGAACTGGCTCACTTCGAATCCCAAAAAACAGGAGCTTTACACATTAATGTTCGAAGATTTAGGGCTTGAAATTTACAGGATACAAAATCTTTACGGCATCGATGAAAAATATATCGATAATACGGTCGAGATTATTAACGCAAATGTCGGCGTTTCGCTTCGTCCTGTAAAAATTATGATTGCGTCATGGTCGCCTCCGCCTGCTCTCAAAAGCAATAATCACACTACGGGCGGCACACTCAAGAAAGATGCGAACGGCAAATATATGTACGAGGAATTCGCAGACTGGTGGGCAGACAGCGTGGCAAACCTTTCGGCTCGCGGAGTAAAAATTGATTATCTCAGCATTCAAAACGAGTGCGATATCGAGACAGGCTATGCCTCCTGCAAATTTTCACCGACAGAAGATACCGACTGGGCAGGCTACAATCTCGCGTTCGAAGCGGTTTATAAAAAGTTATATTCACAATTCGGCGATAAGATGCCGAAAATGCTCGCCCCTGAAACAATGGGCTTCGGCAGGTCAAGGCCGTATATCGACGCTATCATAGATACGAACCACGTTTACGCATGGACACATCACCTTTACAGCGACGGCAGCGGCGGATACGAAAATCCGGAAGGCTACGTCGCGGCATTAAGAAAATACGCCGCCAGATACGCAGGCAAACCTTTCTTCCAGACAGAGTATTCGCGTAATCCCGATTACAACGACGCGATGTTTACCGCCCGTCACATTCAGAATTGTCTCGTCCATGAAAATTTAACTTCATATTGCTATTGGAGCCTGTTTCGCAAAGGTGCAATCGGCGGAGGCCTTATAACGCTTGCCACTCCTATCGGCAGCGAAGGTTACAAAATCAATCCGACTTATTACACGTTCAAACAGTTTTCAGCCTTTATAAAATCCGGCTTCCAGCGAATCGAAGCATCAACAGATTCCCCTGCTCTGCGGATAACATCCTTTATCAGTCCCGACAATAAAAAAATCAGCACAGTTATTATCAACACTTCTCCAGATACAGATATTTCACTTACGATTACAGCAGAGAACTGCAAATTCGCTTCAGCCAAAATTTATCGTACCAGCCGAACAGAAAATTGCATCCTCATCGGCGATATGGATAAAAATAACGTATTAACCGTTCCAAAAAATTCAATTACAACATTATCATCTGAAATGGATTAA
- a CDS encoding endo-1,4-beta-xylanase, whose product MNKITVKYFYIFLALASVILISPCFGDTNVLVNPGLETGTTTGWTQLGCNISTVTVPHSGSYGALVSNRTATWQGISQSLLGKLTNGQTYSISGWVKLVNASSNSMGLTVKQVDDSGTKYIPIMWSTGYDNTWTYLSNYFTLNVSGTLTGLNLYFEGPASGVSFYVDDVSVELIDSDWETAANERIEQIRKSDFRITAVSPYGSKTPIADVNIEIHQIRHGFPFGSAINYRISDANYAQFFKNHFEWAVMENESKWYFNEPSEDYVTYTTADSIYNFCSANNITMRGHCIFWAAEGVIQTWIKNLSTDALLLAVQDRLSSAVNHFKNKFVHWDVNNEMCDNSYFADRLGLSIRPWMFQAAQAIDPNCQLFVNDYSVIDGGYNLNDYKQQIYGLLADGAPVKGIGVQCHMKGGFDRNAVKARFDSMAECNLPIWVTEFDVNDVNENIRANDLEDFYRIAFSHPAVKGILMWGFWEDSHWRDDCHIVNSDWTLNEAGRRYEAIRNEWTTNDSSITDNNGSTNFRGFYGKYSITLTPAGAEPTVVIIDVVPGGPNEFTIELTNEPTTCQQVQELGLSLNADLNGDCRVDYEDLFTVSEYWLSSDCPANNNCGGADFQPTDGKVDFLDFSDFSLQWMKCNNPQDSNCIQNW is encoded by the coding sequence ATGAACAAAATTACCGTTAAGTACTTTTATATATTTTTGGCTCTTGCGTCAGTTATACTGATATCGCCCTGCTTTGGCGACACTAACGTGCTCGTCAATCCGGGACTCGAAACAGGCACAACAACCGGCTGGACGCAGCTTGGCTGCAACATATCCACTGTAACTGTTCCGCATTCAGGCAGCTACGGCGCGCTGGTCAGCAACAGGACGGCAACCTGGCAGGGAATAAGCCAGTCGTTACTGGGAAAACTCACTAACGGACAGACATATTCTATTTCAGGCTGGGTAAAACTCGTAAACGCTTCAAGTAATTCGATGGGACTCACTGTCAAACAGGTAGACGACAGCGGCACAAAGTATATCCCGATAATGTGGTCTACAGGTTATGATAACACCTGGACTTATTTATCCAATTACTTTACCCTGAACGTATCAGGCACCCTGACAGGTCTGAATCTTTATTTCGAAGGCCCCGCTTCAGGCGTAAGTTTCTATGTCGACGATGTGTCTGTAGAACTTATCGATAGCGACTGGGAAACTGCGGCAAACGAGAGAATAGAACAAATCCGCAAAAGTGATTTTCGCATTACCGCCGTTTCGCCTTATGGCTCCAAAACGCCAATAGCAGATGTAAATATCGAAATCCATCAGATAAGACACGGCTTCCCTTTCGGCTCGGCGATAAATTATCGTATTTCAGATGCCAATTACGCTCAATTCTTCAAAAACCATTTCGAATGGGCCGTGATGGAGAACGAATCGAAATGGTATTTCAATGAACCTTCTGAAGATTACGTAACATACACGACGGCTGACAGCATTTACAACTTCTGCAGTGCAAATAATATTACTATGAGGGGGCATTGTATTTTCTGGGCAGCGGAAGGTGTAATTCAGACATGGATAAAGAACCTGAGCACGGACGCCTTGCTTCTGGCGGTGCAGGACAGGCTCAGCAGTGCTGTAAATCATTTTAAAAATAAATTCGTTCACTGGGACGTAAACAACGAGATGTGCGATAATTCATACTTTGCAGATAGACTCGGACTTTCCATTCGTCCGTGGATGTTTCAGGCAGCCCAGGCTATCGACCCGAATTGTCAGCTTTTCGTAAACGATTACAGCGTTATCGACGGCGGTTATAATCTAAACGATTACAAACAGCAGATATACGGACTCCTTGCTGACGGCGCGCCGGTAAAAGGCATAGGTGTTCAGTGCCATATGAAAGGCGGTTTCGACCGCAACGCTGTAAAGGCTCGTTTCGACAGCATGGCCGAATGCAATCTTCCGATATGGGTAACGGAATTCGATGTCAACGATGTGAATGAAAATATAAGAGCAAACGACCTGGAAGACTTTTACCGTATCGCTTTCAGCCATCCTGCCGTAAAGGGAATCCTGATGTGGGGATTCTGGGAGGATTCTCACTGGAGAGATGACTGCCATATTGTTAATTCGGACTGGACCTTAAACGAAGCGGGAAGAAGATACGAAGCCATCAGGAACGAATGGACTACAAATGATTCATCGATTACAGATAATAATGGAAGCACGAATTTCAGAGGTTTTTACGGGAAATACAGCATCACACTTACGCCTGCCGGTGCGGAGCCGACCGTCGTGATTATTGACGTTGTTCCCGGCGGCCCAAACGAATTTACCATTGAACTCACGAATGAACCGACGACCTGTCAGCAGGTTCAGGAGTTAGGATTGTCCCTCAATGCGGATTTGAACGGCGATTGCCGCGTCGATTACGAAGACCTCTTTACTGTATCCGAATACTGGCTAAGCTCTGATTGCCCGGCAAATAATAATTGCGGCGGCGCAGATTTTCAGCCAACTGACGGTAAAGTCGATTTTCTTGATTTCAGTGATTTCTCGTTGCAGTGGATGAAGTGTAACAACCCGCAGGACTCGAACTGTATACAAAACTGGTAA